ATGAACCAAACAGACGACGTGATCCACGAGTTATCTCTGTTGCTTTTACGCAAAATAGTGATTAACTACAAATACAAAGTACGATTTTTCAAAATAAGTACGGACCGATAACGGAGGCAATGTTTGACGAAATTATCCAGAGATTTTAAATTCCCAGGGAGGTACTTGCATGAGATTGCCTAGGATTGTCCACAATTGGTTAAGCTACGCCGGTGCGGCTATATCGGCTTTGTCGCTAATTGTTTTTATCTTCTTATTTGCCCTTCACTCAATTGTTGATACCTCAGAAGTACCCTACGCCGGGCTGATCATCTTCGTATTAATACCGATGATTTTTGTTTTTGGTATGATCCTTATCCCGATTGGCATGCTCTTCGAGTGGCAACGTTTCAGAAACACAGGTATAAGATCATTGCCGCGGTTCCCAATAATCGACCTGAATAACCCTCACCAAAGGAATGCGACATTAATCTTTTTTGTGGGTTCGATCCTACTGATAATTCTTGTCACCTTAAGCGGTTATAAAGCCTACCATGTTACTGATTCTGTGGCCTTCTGCGGCACACTTTGCCACAGTGTGATGCAACCGGAGTACACCGCTTATCAGAATTCGCCACATGCAAGGGTTCGCTGCGTTGACTGCCACGTAGGACCAGGGGCAGACTGGTTTGTAAAGTCTAAAATGTCAGGACTATACCAGGTTTATGCCGTTCTCTTAAACAAATACCCGAGGCCGATTCCAGTCCCAATCGAGAGCTTGCGCCCGGCACAGGAGACATGTGAGCAGTGCCACTGGCCTGAGCAGTTTTTTGGCGCTCAACAAAAAAGACTGCTTCATTTCTTGCCTGATGAGAATAATACTCGTTGGGATATTAATCTGCTAATCAGAACCGGAGGGGGCAGCCCGGAGACGGGACTGACCGAAGGAATCCATTGGCACATGAACATTGGCAATAAATTAGAGTACATTGCCACTGATGAGACGCGACAGGAGATTCCCTGGGTAAGAACGACGAATTTGGAAACTGGACACGTGACCGAATATATGTCAACCGAAAATCCACTTTCAGATGGAGAAATCGGCAGTGCAAATATTCGTAAGATGGACTGCATGGATTGCCACAACCGACCCACGCACATTTTCCGTTCTCCTAGTTATTCGATGAATCTCGCTTTAGGTACTGGCAAGATTGATCCTAACCTACCCTTTATAAAACAAACCGGGGTCAAACTGCTGTCTGGAAATTATGACTCCACGGAATCGGCGTTGAAGGAAATTGAGAATGGGGTCAAAAAATTCTATCAAGACAACCATTCTGAGTTGACGAATCACAAAGAAGATTCGATTTCTGGCGCTATAGTGGAGATCCAGGACATTTATCAGAACAACTTTTTCCCTGATATAATGAAGGTGCGGTGGGACGTCTACCCGAATAACATCGGCCACCTGAATTTCCCCGGCTGCTATCGCTGCCATGATGGACTTCATAAGAGTGCTGATGGAAAGGTGATCACGAATAAGTGTACTGCCTGCCATACTATTATATCGCAGGGAACGCCAGAGAATATGGAGTATTCAATGGAACCGGATGGGCTTGCATTTCGGCATCCCGAGGATATCGGAGAGATGTGGAAGGAGATAAAGTGTAGCGACTGCCACACCGGCGGACTGCCATGAATCGACTCAGTTATTCGATTTAGGGTCTCGAAAAAAACAACGGACTGAGGTTGTAAGGACTTGAATACTCTTAGGGCTTTACCTCTATTAATCCCTTTCGAATGGCAAATTTTATGAGTTCGGTTCGGCTGTGAATATTAAGCTTTTCCATTATGTGTGTTCTATGGCCCATCACAGTTTTAACACTCATGTAAAGCATATCAGCAATCTCATTGTTCTTATAGCCCTCTGCGACGAGCTTTAGCACCTGTTTTTCTCTATTAGTGAGGTTTTCGTAAAGGTCCTCCTCAATGTCTTTATCCCTTGTTTGCAGGTACCCCTCTATCACGGCAGGAGCTACATCGGGATACAAAAATGAGCTGCCTCTATTCACTGCCTGGATGGCGGATATAAGCTCTGTACTCGTTGCTTTTTTAAGAACATAGCCAGAAGCACCCGCTTTTAAGAACCTGTATATGTACTCTTTATTATCATACTGGGTAAGGACGATTATTTTTGTCTGGGGACAGGCATTTCGTATCTCCAGCGTAGCTTCGAGCCCTCCCAGTCCAGGCATAGCTATGTCCATTAGCACCACATCTGGCTTGAGCTTTCGGGTCTTTTCTATAGCTTCCCCACCATCGGTGGCATCGCCTACGACCTCAATGTCTCCGCAACTCTCAAGAAGTGCCTTTATGCCTTCACGTATAAGGGCGTGGTCATCGGCGATAAGCACCTTTATATTACTGATTTTAACTCACCTCCCTCAATGGAACCGTAACTACAACCCTTGTCCCAGATCCGGGTTGTGACTGTACTTCAAGCTTTCCATCAAGAAGTAAGACCCTTTCCTTCATTCCGAGAAGTCCGAGCCCCCGGCTACCCGCCTTTGTACTTGATATACTCTCTAAATCAAATCCATTGCCATCATCTTCTATCTCTAATGTAATGAGGCTATCTTCGAGTTCCAGATTAATAATAACATTTTCAGCTTGAGAGTGCTTGGCTATATTCGTTATAGCCTCTTGAGCAACTCTAAATAGCACAGTTTCGATCTGGGTTTGAAACCTTTTTTCAAACAGATTCCCCTCGTAGCGGAAATTAATGCCCAAGGGCTTGAGGCGTTCTTCTGCATACCACTTTATAGCAGCAGAAAGCCCGAGGTCATCAAGAATAGCAGGACGGAGGTCAAAAATCATGCGGTGCGTGCTATCTATAGCACGAAGTGCAAGTTTCCTTGCATTATCTATTTTCACTTCAAGCAACTTAGGTGCACTCGCCTCTCTTATTGCTTCGAGGGAAATA
This genomic stretch from Thermodesulfobacteriota bacterium harbors:
- a CDS encoding NapC/NirT family cytochrome c; translation: MRLPRIVHNWLSYAGAAISALSLIVFIFLFALHSIVDTSEVPYAGLIIFVLIPMIFVFGMILIPIGMLFEWQRFRNTGIRSLPRFPIIDLNNPHQRNATLIFFVGSILLIILVTLSGYKAYHVTDSVAFCGTLCHSVMQPEYTAYQNSPHARVRCVDCHVGPGADWFVKSKMSGLYQVYAVLLNKYPRPIPVPIESLRPAQETCEQCHWPEQFFGAQQKRLLHFLPDENNTRWDINLLIRTGGGSPETGLTEGIHWHMNIGNKLEYIATDETRQEIPWVRTTNLETGHVTEYMSTENPLSDGEIGSANIRKMDCMDCHNRPTHIFRSPSYSMNLALGTGKIDPNLPFIKQTGVKLLSGNYDSTESALKEIENGVKKFYQDNHSELTNHKEDSISGAIVEIQDIYQNNFFPDIMKVRWDVYPNNIGHLNFPGCYRCHDGLHKSADGKVITNKCTACHTIISQGTPENMEYSMEPDGLAFRHPEDIGEMWKEIKCSDCHTGGLP
- a CDS encoding response regulator transcription factor produces the protein MLIADDHALIREGIKALLESCGDIEVVGDATDGGEAIEKTRKLKPDVVLMDIAMPGLGGLEATLEIRNACPQTKIIVLTQYDNKEYIYRFLKAGASGYVLKKATSTELISAIQAVNRGSSFLYPDVAPAVIEGYLQTRDKDIEEDLYENLTNREKQVLKLVAEGYKNNEIADMLYMSVKTVMGHRTHIMEKLNIHSRTELIKFAIRKGLIEVKP